The Ignavibacteria bacterium genome contains the following window.
ACGAAGGACGCTGTCTCTGTAACGGTTGGTGCCGGTGAATTGCTTTTCTCTATTATAATTTTTGTTCTGATTTATATCTTGTTGCTTTCCATCTTTCTTTCATTACTATTCAGATGGGTTAAAAAAGGCGCAGAGGCAACAACTACACAGGAGGTTTTACAATGATAGATCTTAACACTATCTGGTTTCTTTTAGTTGGTATCTTAATTATTGGTTACGCAATACTTGATGGATTTGACCTTGGTGTTGGAGTGATTCAACTCTTCACCAAAGATGAAAGAGAAAGAAAAGTTAACATAAATGCAGTTGGACCGGTATGGGATGGAAATGAAGTATGGTTACTAACTGGCGGCGGTGCTTTGTTTGCTGCATTTCCTATTGTTTATGCGACAGTTTTTAGTGGATTTTATCTGGCATTTATGCTTCTCCTTTTCTTTTTAATCTTTAGAGCAGTTTCATTTGAATTTAGAAAATTTTCAGAAACACCAGAAGCGAAGAAGAAATGGGACTTAGCATTTGCGCTTGGAAGTACTGTCCCTGCACTCTTATATGGCGTTGCTATTGGAAATATAATGAAAGGTTTACCAATTGAATTTGTGGATGGCAAAATTGTCTCTCACATTACCTTTCTTGGATTATTGAATCCCTATGCAATTTTAATCGGATTGACTGGATTTGCGATGTTTGTGATGCAGGGTGCAACTTATATGACAATGAAAACAGATGGAGCTCACCTTGAAAAAATGATTAAATGGGCAAATGGTGCTTACATTGCATTTGTATCTCTTTATGTTATTTCAACAATTGTAACTTTATTTGTTGCTTCTTATTTATTTGAAGGAATAATGAAGAACGTATTATTCTGGATTGTGTTTTTGGTTTTGCTTGCCGGATTTGTTTATTATCCCATTGCGCTGAAAGGTCGTAAATTTGGCTGGGCATTTGTCTCTTCATCTGTAATAATTGCAGCCGTAATTGGTTTATTAGCTTTAAGTCTTTATCCAAAACTAGTTCCATCAAATATTGATCTGGCAAATTATAGCTTGACTATTTATAATGCCTCATCTTCACAATATACTTTAAAGACAATGTTAATTATAGCTTTGATTGGTATGCCTGTGGTTATTGCTTATACAATTTTTATTTATAGGGTATTTCGAGGGAAGGTTATTTTATCCAAAGATAGTTATTAATAAAATCAGGCTGAACGAAGGCTCTTTTTACCAGGAGGAATTTTCTTCGTTCAGCCTTTTTGCTCAGTATCTTTTTAAATGACTCAAAATAAACTCGTAAATAGGTTAATCGAAACCTAGTTTTGTTTGTGGCATCTAACCTGAAAAATTATGGAGGATACAATGACTAACGAAACAAGAACTGGAATTCCTTTGTTAGGAGAAAAAATTCCATCTCTTGAAGTTCAAACAACTCACGGTATGAAAAGGATACCAGAAGACTATAAAGGTAAATGGATCGTTCTTTTTAGTCATCCCGCTGATTTTACACCAGTTTGTACAACAGAATTTGTTGCTTTTGCAAAGAGAAATGAAGAATTCAAAAAATTAAATGCCGAATTGATTGGTTTATCTATCGATCAAGTATTTTCTCACATCAAGTGGGTAGAATGGATCAAAGAAAAATTAGGAATTGAGATTCCATTCCCAATTATTGCAGATGATATGGGTAATGTTGCAAAAGCGCTTGGAATGGTTCATCCTGGAAAAGGAACGAATACAGTTCGCGCTGTCTTTGTAATTGATCCAACTGGAACCATACGATTGATGATTTATTATCCTCAGGAAATAGGAAGACAAATTGATGAAGTACTTCGTGCATTGAAGGCATTACAAATTTCAGACGCTAATAAAGTTGCAATGCCTGAGAACTGGCCCAATAATGAACTTATCAAAGATAAAGTTATTATTCCGCCACCAAAGGATGTTGTTGAAGCCGAGAAGAGAAAATCCTGGGAAGGTTTCGATTGGTGGTTCACTTACAAGTCCCTTCAATAAGTTGTATTTGTAAAGGGAAGACGAAAGTCTTCCCTTTTTTATTTTCTAAATTTTTATTTTAAACCAAAAAGATTTATTAATGCCAGAAATAAAAAATTATATTGCGGTTGTTGATCTTGGGGGGACAAAAATTTTAGCTGCAATCTTAAATAAAAATGCAGAGATTATTTCTTTAGCCAAAAAATCGACCAAATCTAAAAATAAGTCAGAAACAGTTTTCGATAGGGTAATTTTAACAATAGAAGAGGCACTTAGTCTAAAAAATTTAAGTCCTTCCAATCTTGATGGAATTGTTCTTGGAATTCCTGGATCACTCAATCCTGAAACGGGAATTGTAAATCTTGCTCCTAATCTTGGATTAAAAAAAGTTGATGTGATTGATCCAATAAAGAATCACTTTAATAAAGAAGTCTTCATCGAAAATGATGCTAATCTCGGGACACTCGGAATCTATCATTTCGAAAGCAGTGAAAATTGTAAAAACTTAATTGCAATTTTCGTTGGGACAGGTGTTGGTGCAGGTATAATCATTGATGGAAAACTTTATAGAGGCAAAAATTTTTCGGCAGGAGAAATTGGGCATATTAAAATTAAAGAAAATGGTCACAAATGTGGCTGCGGTAATTACGGTTGTCTTGAGACAGAAGCTTCAAGAACTGCTATCACAAGAATTATTAACGAAGAAATCAAAAAAGGGAAAAAGTCTGTCATTATTAAATTAACAGATGACCGAAAAGTGATTAAATCTGGAATTTTAGCTCAGGCAATCAAGAAAAAAGATAAGGTTACAATCAAAGCAGTTCAGCATGCGGCTGAAGAGCTTGGTAAAACAACAGGAAATCTGATCAACATGTTTGATTTAGATTGTGTTGTGTTTGCAGGTGGTGTTATAGAAGCAATTGGCAGTTTTATGCTTCCCATCATAAAAGAAAAGGCAAAAGAAACTGCTTTAAAAAGCAATTTTAAGGGCACTCGAATTTCAATTTCTCATCTTAAAGATAATGCAGCTCTATTGGGCGGATTTGCTCTATTCAAAAATGCTTAATTAAGATATCTTTAGTGATAAAATTTAAACTTGACTTAGGAACATTTTTAAACTTATATTTGCTTCGTATTCCGAAATATTCGGATAACTATTATATCGTAATTCTAATAATTGGAAAACCGAATGAGTAAAAATCAAGAAACAGAAGCAATAATTAATGAATTAATGGAGCTTGGTTATAAGCTCCGTGAAGTGATGTTTAAACTTAATCCTACAATATTTAAATCAGAGCTTACGCTTACTCAACTATTCGCTCTTCAATACATCTGTCATATTCCAAATATTACCTTAAAAGAACTTGCAGATAAATTGGTGATAGCTCAAAGCTCAGCTTCTGAGCTTGTGGATAGACTTGTGACGATGAAATATGTGGATCGAAAAATTTCTCCGGAAGACAGAAGAAAAATCATTCTTAACCTTTCTCCAAAGGGGAAAAAATTTATCGAGCAGCACATAGAAGAAAACAAGTCTTTATTTAAAAAATTAATTTCTAAACTCTCACCCGAAGAGCAAAGAGAATACCTCTCTGCAATGCAAAAATTTTATAAAGTTTCACTTGAATTGGTAAATCAAATTGAAAAAGGAGAAATATGAGGAAGCTTATCTTAATTATCTTCGTTATCTTTTGTTCACAAAATTTTCTTTCCGCAGGTGAAAAGAAAATCATTTCAAATCTGACTCTGGACAAAGCAATTGAAATTGCCCTGAAAGAAAATTCTCAAATAAAAATTGCCCGTTATGATATTGAGAAGTCAGAATCTAAACTAACAGAATCGTTGTCATCTCTTTTCCCAAGTATCTCTGCAGAAGGAACTTACATTAGAAATATCAAAAAGCCAGTGTTCTTTTTGCCGGATTTCTTTGGTGGTACTGGACAGGTCAGGCCTATCGAAATTGGCTCGAAGAATTCTTACTCTGGACAATTAAAACTTGGATTGCCGATCTTTGTTGGACAGGCATATACTGGAATTGTAATGAGTAAGTTAGGGCTTGAATTAAGTAATCTAAGTTATGAAGAAACATTGGCTCAAATCAGACTAAATACTACAAAAGCCTTTCTGGATGTTCTTTTGACTCGAGAGACTGAAAAATTTATCAAGCAAAGTTATGAAAATGCTTTGCGTAACCTTGAAAATGCCGCGAAACTCAACAAACAAGGAATCCTTTCTGATTTTGAATATTTGAGTGCACAGGTTGAGGTTGAGAAAATAAAACCAAATGTTCTTCAAGCTGAATACACCTATGAAACAGCACTGAATTTTCTCAAAACGCTTTTAAACTTATCTTCAGAAGACAGTATAGAAGTTGTTGGTTCAATTGAGAATTTCTTCACAAGCAAAACTTTACCTCAGATTGATAGTTATGTAGTTGAAAACACATTTACATTAAAGAAGCTCGGATTACAAAAACAAATTGCCGATAAAAATATAATGCTGCAAAGATGGGGACACTTCCCAAGTCTGGTTGCTTTTGGAAATTATCAAATTCAAACCCAGGCTGAAGATTATAATTTTAATACTTATCGATGGGTTAAAAGTGCTTCGGTTGGATTGACTTTAAGTGTTCCAATTTTCTCAGGATTTGGTGTTAAAAGCCGCGTAGAACAGGCCGAAATTCAATCTAAACAACTTGAAGAGACAATTAATTACACTAAGAAGCAGCTTGATATAGCTATCACAAATACAAAGAATCGAATGGCAACTGCGCTTGAAAAAATAGAAGCTCAAAAATTAAACAGAGAGAAAGCAAGAATTAATTATCGCATTGCTGAAGTTCGTTACAATGAAGGTATGAGTACGCAAATTGAAATCAGCAATGCAAATGTAAACTTACTTTCTGCTGAGCTTGGTTATGCTCAGGCAATTTATGAATACTTGGTTGCACAAGCTGAACTTGAATTTTATCTAAACAAATCAACTAAATAGAGGGTATGAAAATGAAGATCAAATTCTTTTTAGTATTAACATTAATTATTGCAATCATTGGTTGTAATCCAAAAAAGGAAGCTCAAAAAGAAGAAATTAAATCAGTAACTGTTCAGAAAGTTGAAAGAAAAGTCGTTAAGAACAACTTATTGTTTACCGGAACGGTTTATCCATGGGAAGAAGCAGCGCTTGCTGCTCAAATGGCATCGAGAGTCAGAAAAATTTATGTAAAAGAAGGTGATTATGTTAAGCAAGGACAGTTGCTGGTTCAAATGGATGATCAGCAATTAACTCAAATTGAAATTCAATTTAACGATGCAAAAAGAGATTTTGAGAGAGCCGAGAAATTGAAAGCCGAAGGTGCAATCTCTGACCAACAATATGAAAAATTCAAACTTGCATACGAAACATTAAAGACGAATTATGAAAAGATATTAGAGAATACACAATTGCGCGCACCATTTTCGGGTGTAATTACTGCAAAGTATTTGAATGACGGCGAGTTGTTTTTAATGGCTCCTGCTGGTGGTAGATCAGTGCCTGCAATTTTGCACTTAATGAATGTAAGTGAACTTAAAGTAAAAATTTCTGTTAACGAATTAGATGCTTATAAGATCAAAATTGGCCAGAAGGCTTTAGTAACGAGTGATTTTCTGCCTGGAGAAATTTTTACCGGGTATGTGACAAGAATTAGTCCAGTTGTTGATCCAGTCAGCAAAAAAGTTGAGCTTGAACTTCGAGTACCAAATCGTGGAAATAAAATAAAAGCTAATTCATTTGTTCGAGTAGAAATTGATTTGGGCGAGACAAAAGATTTATTAATTCCTACATCAGCTATTTTAGCAGATCCATTAACAGGAAAGAACTTTGTTTATGTTTATCAAGATGGTAAAGCAAGAAAGAAATATGTTGTGAAGGGTAAAGAAGTCAATGATGAAACCGTTATAAAATCAGGATTAAACGAAGGAGATCAAATTATTGTTGAGGGTCAGGCTAATTTAACTGATGGAGAAAAAGTAAAACTTTTCAAAGGTTTATAAGGAGAGGAGATATTTTCTATGAAATTACCAGAAATTGGCGTAAAGCGTCCTGTTTTTACAACAATGATTTTCATTGCGACGCTTGTTTTTGGACTTTATTCAATAAGATTAATTCCAATAGATCTGCTTCCTAAAATTGAAGCGCCTATTTTAACAGTTCTAACAACTTATCCTGGTTCAAGTGCTGATGATATCGAAGTAAAAGTTACGAGAATAATTGAGAAATCTCTTGCTTCTGTACCTAATCTGAAGAAGATAACTTCTATTTCAAAAGAAAATATATCAGTTGTAACGCTTGAATTTGATTGGGGAACTGATCTTGATGAGGCGGCTAATGACTGCCGTTCTTCTCTCGAATTTGCAAAGGTTCAACTACCCGATGGTGTTGAAAGTCCAAAGATATTTAAATTCAGCACAGAACAATTTCCAGTTATTGTTGCAGGTATAACTGTCCCTAAAAATCTTGACTACAAAGAATTTAAAGATTTTGTTGATGATAATATTGCCGATCGTCTTGTAAGAATTCCTGGAGTTGGCGGAGTTCAGGCATTTGGCGCTCCAGCAAGAGAAATAAGAGTGGATTTTGATCCGAATAAACTTAAAGCCTACAATCTTTCAATAAATCAAATTGCACAAATTGTGCGAGCTGAAAACTTAACATTGCCTGCTGGAAATCTTGATGATAAAAAACTTTCTTATATACTCAGAGTAAAGGGCGAATTTGCTTCTCCTGCAGATATTGAAAATGTTGTTATTGGTGCAAGCGGTGGTCAAATTTTATACTTAAAGGATATTGCAACTATTGTTGATACCGTTACTAAAGATGAGAGAAGAACCTTAATTAACGGTGAAAAAGGCGTTGTAGTTTTAATGAATAAACTTTCTGGAGCTAATACAGTTGACGTCTCCGAATCATTGAAAAAAGAAATTGCAAAGATTGAGAAAGAATATGGCTTGAAAATCAACATTGTTTTTGATGGTGCGGAGTTTATTAAAAGATCGATTAACAACTTGTTAAAAACTTTCTTAACAAGTCTTTTGCTGGTTTCGATTGTGGTTTTACTTTTCTTAAGAAGAGTTAGAGCCAGTTTGATAATTGTGCTTTCCATTCCATTCTCTTTGATTATTGCATTCTTCTTTATGTATGTCTTTAAGTATACAATAAACATTCTTTCTCTCTCTTCAATTGCTATTGCAGTGGGAATGGTTGTGGATAATGCGATAGTTGTTCTTGAAAATGTTGTAAAGCATATTGAAAGAGGTGAGCATATAAAGGAAGCCTCAATGTATGGTGCAAGTGAAGTTGGTTCAGCTCTTCTTGCATCAACATTGACAACAATAGCTGTATTCGCTCCTTTGTTTTTCTTAACAGGTATAGCAGGGATACTTTTTACGCAACTTGCTGCAATCACAACTATTACAATTTCAATGTCCCTCTTCGTTGCTTTGTTTTTAACTCCAATGCTTACCTCAACTCTTCTAAAGAAAGTTGAAGAAAAAAAGGAATCAGAAAAATTCCTTGATAAATTATTTAATTGGAGTGAAAATATTTTTAATAAAATTGATGAAATCTACTACAATATTCTTATTTGGGCTATCAATCATAAAAAGACAACTTTAGTTATTGGAGTTTTGTTTTTGGCTTTAACACTTGGGCTTATTCCTTTTATCGGTTCTGATTTTATTCCTGAAAGTGACAGCTCACAAGTCCAGGTTATAATTGAATTGCCAGTTGGAACAAGCGTTTATGAAACTGAAAAATTTGTCCGCGAAATGTACGATCTTATAAAAGAACGAACTCCAGAGATAAAAGATATTTTTTATCAGGTTGGTCAAAGTGCATCGGGATTAGGTTCGGTATTTGGTACAAAGGAAGGTGAGAACATTGGAATTATTAATTTAAGACTCGTTAATGTGGAAGAACGAAAAAGATCAAATAAACAGATTGCCGATGATTTGAGAGAATTTCTAAAGCAATTTCCAAAAATAAATAAGCTTAATGTTTTAACTCAGGCTGGCGGACAAGCTGCAATTTTTGGTCAGGGCAAACCAATATCAATTGAAATTTTAGGTCCTGATTTAAATGCATCTCGAAAAGTTGCTGAACAAATTCGGGATAAAATTTCTACCGTTAAAGGTGTCGTCGAACCGCAAATCTCTTTGCAGGAAAATAAACCTGAGATCACAATTTTAATTGATAAAGATAAAGCTGCAATGCTCGGATTAAATACCGCATTAATTGCAACGAGCTTGAGAAATTATGTCTTTGGAAACATTCCAACTCAATTCAGAGGTACAAAGACAACTTATGACATTAGGCTTCGACTGGATGAAAATTATAGGATGAAAGTTGAAGATATTGCTAATCTGGAAGTTACGAATGTAATGGGTAAACAAATTCCTTTGAAAAATTTCGCAACAATTAAAACTGAATTCAGTCCGATTGAAATTGATAGAAAGAATCAAGAACGAATTGTAAAAGTTGAGGCAGGTCTTTCCGGTACTTCTTTAGGTCAGGCTGTTTTAGAAATTGAAAATATTTTGAAAGATATCCCATTACCGCCAAATACCAGAATTGATTTCGGCGGAAGTTATGAACAACAACAGGAAGCATTTGGTGATTTATTGCTTCTACTCTTGTTGAGTATCGTTCTTGTCTACATTGTAATGGCAGCGCAGTTTGAAAGCTTGCTTGACCCATTTATCATTATGTTCAGTATTCCTTTTGCTTTCGCTGGTGTATTGATTGGTTTATTTGTATTTCGTCAAACTTTAAATGTCATTTCATTCCTTGGAATAATTATGTTAGTTGGTATTGTAGTAAATAACGCAATTGTACTTGTGGACTTCATAAACATCTTAAGGGCAAGAGGTCAGCGCCTTGTTGAAGCAATTTTAAATGGTGGACGAAGTCGTTTAAGACCAGTTTTAATGACATCCTTTACAACAATATTTGGATTGCTGCCGCTTGCACTGAGCACTGGAAGTGGTTCGGAAACCTGGAAACCGCTTGGAGCTGCAATGGTTGGCGGTATGACTTTCTCTACTTTCATCACATTGATTATTGTGCCGGTAATTTACAACATTTTTGAAAGTCGATTAAAGAAAAATAAAGAGAGTTAATTATGAAAGTTGCATTTATTATCCATAATGTTTCTGAAACAGAAAGCGTAGACCAGATTTTAGAAAAACTGGAAATTAAAAACTTCACCCGAATTGATAAAGCAGTAGGAAAAGTTGCAAATACTGACCCATTGTATGATAACAAAATCTGGCCCGGATATTTTACAATTACCATTGTTGAAGACACGGAGAACAAGATTGAAGAAATCA
Protein-coding sequences here:
- the cydB gene encoding cytochrome d ubiquinol oxidase subunit II — encoded protein: MDLNTIWFLLVGILIIGYAILDGFDLGVGVIQLFTKDERERKVNINAVGPVWDGNEVWLLTGGGALFAAFPIVYATVFSGFYLAFMLLLFFLIFRAVSFEFRKFSETPEAKKKWDLAFALGSTVPALLYGVAIGNIMKGLPIEFVDGKIVSHITFLGLLNPYAILIGLTGFAMFVMQGATYMTMKTDGAHLEKMIKWANGAYIAFVSLYVISTIVTLFVASYLFEGIMKNVLFWIVFLVLLAGFVYYPIALKGRKFGWAFVSSSVIIAAVIGLLALSLYPKLVPSNIDLANYSLTIYNASSSQYTLKTMLIIALIGMPVVIAYTIFIYRVFRGKVILSKDSY
- a CDS encoding peroxiredoxin gives rise to the protein MTNETRTGIPLLGEKIPSLEVQTTHGMKRIPEDYKGKWIVLFSHPADFTPVCTTEFVAFAKRNEEFKKLNAELIGLSIDQVFSHIKWVEWIKEKLGIEIPFPIIADDMGNVAKALGMVHPGKGTNTVRAVFVIDPTGTIRLMIYYPQEIGRQIDEVLRALKALQISDANKVAMPENWPNNELIKDKVIIPPPKDVVEAEKRKSWEGFDWWFTYKSLQ
- a CDS encoding ROK family protein, whose product is MPEIKNYIAVVDLGGTKILAAILNKNAEIISLAKKSTKSKNKSETVFDRVILTIEEALSLKNLSPSNLDGIVLGIPGSLNPETGIVNLAPNLGLKKVDVIDPIKNHFNKEVFIENDANLGTLGIYHFESSENCKNLIAIFVGTGVGAGIIIDGKLYRGKNFSAGEIGHIKIKENGHKCGCGNYGCLETEASRTAITRIINEEIKKGKKSVIIKLTDDRKVIKSGILAQAIKKKDKVTIKAVQHAAEELGKTTGNLINMFDLDCVVFAGGVIEAIGSFMLPIIKEKAKETALKSNFKGTRISISHLKDNAALLGGFALFKNA
- a CDS encoding MarR family transcriptional regulator yields the protein MSKNQETEAIINELMELGYKLREVMFKLNPTIFKSELTLTQLFALQYICHIPNITLKELADKLVIAQSSASELVDRLVTMKYVDRKISPEDRRKIILNLSPKGKKFIEQHIEENKSLFKKLISKLSPEEQREYLSAMQKFYKVSLELVNQIEKGEI
- a CDS encoding TolC family protein; the protein is MRKLILIIFVIFCSQNFLSAGEKKIISNLTLDKAIEIALKENSQIKIARYDIEKSESKLTESLSSLFPSISAEGTYIRNIKKPVFFLPDFFGGTGQVRPIEIGSKNSYSGQLKLGLPIFVGQAYTGIVMSKLGLELSNLSYEETLAQIRLNTTKAFLDVLLTRETEKFIKQSYENALRNLENAAKLNKQGILSDFEYLSAQVEVEKIKPNVLQAEYTYETALNFLKTLLNLSSEDSIEVVGSIENFFTSKTLPQIDSYVVENTFTLKKLGLQKQIADKNIMLQRWGHFPSLVAFGNYQIQTQAEDYNFNTYRWVKSASVGLTLSVPIFSGFGVKSRVEQAEIQSKQLEETINYTKKQLDIAITNTKNRMATALEKIEAQKLNREKARINYRIAEVRYNEGMSTQIEISNANVNLLSAELGYAQAIYEYLVAQAELEFYLNKSTK
- a CDS encoding efflux RND transporter periplasmic adaptor subunit; translated protein: MKIKFFLVLTLIIAIIGCNPKKEAQKEEIKSVTVQKVERKVVKNNLLFTGTVYPWEEAALAAQMASRVRKIYVKEGDYVKQGQLLVQMDDQQLTQIEIQFNDAKRDFERAEKLKAEGAISDQQYEKFKLAYETLKTNYEKILENTQLRAPFSGVITAKYLNDGELFLMAPAGGRSVPAILHLMNVSELKVKISVNELDAYKIKIGQKALVTSDFLPGEIFTGYVTRISPVVDPVSKKVELELRVPNRGNKIKANSFVRVEIDLGETKDLLIPTSAILADPLTGKNFVYVYQDGKARKKYVVKGKEVNDETVIKSGLNEGDQIIVEGQANLTDGEKVKLFKGL
- a CDS encoding efflux RND transporter permease subunit, with product MKLPEIGVKRPVFTTMIFIATLVFGLYSIRLIPIDLLPKIEAPILTVLTTYPGSSADDIEVKVTRIIEKSLASVPNLKKITSISKENISVVTLEFDWGTDLDEAANDCRSSLEFAKVQLPDGVESPKIFKFSTEQFPVIVAGITVPKNLDYKEFKDFVDDNIADRLVRIPGVGGVQAFGAPAREIRVDFDPNKLKAYNLSINQIAQIVRAENLTLPAGNLDDKKLSYILRVKGEFASPADIENVVIGASGGQILYLKDIATIVDTVTKDERRTLINGEKGVVVLMNKLSGANTVDVSESLKKEIAKIEKEYGLKINIVFDGAEFIKRSINNLLKTFLTSLLLVSIVVLLFLRRVRASLIIVLSIPFSLIIAFFFMYVFKYTINILSLSSIAIAVGMVVDNAIVVLENVVKHIERGEHIKEASMYGASEVGSALLASTLTTIAVFAPLFFLTGIAGILFTQLAAITTITISMSLFVALFLTPMLTSTLLKKVEEKKESEKFLDKLFNWSENIFNKIDEIYYNILIWAINHKKTTLVIGVLFLALTLGLIPFIGSDFIPESDSSQVQVIIELPVGTSVYETEKFVREMYDLIKERTPEIKDIFYQVGQSASGLGSVFGTKEGENIGIINLRLVNVEERKRSNKQIADDLREFLKQFPKINKLNVLTQAGGQAAIFGQGKPISIEILGPDLNASRKVAEQIRDKISTVKGVVEPQISLQENKPEITILIDKDKAAMLGLNTALIATSLRNYVFGNIPTQFRGTKTTYDIRLRLDENYRMKVEDIANLEVTNVMGKQIPLKNFATIKTEFSPIEIDRKNQERIVKVEAGLSGTSLGQAVLEIENILKDIPLPPNTRIDFGGSYEQQQEAFGDLLLLLLLSIVLVYIVMAAQFESLLDPFIIMFSIPFAFAGVLIGLFVFRQTLNVISFLGIIMLVGIVVNNAIVLVDFINILRARGQRLVEAILNGGRSRLRPVLMTSFTTIFGLLPLALSTGSGSETWKPLGAAMVGGMTFSTFITLIIVPVIYNIFESRLKKNKES